From the Comamonas odontotermitis genome, one window contains:
- the gatB gene encoding Asp-tRNA(Asn)/Glu-tRNA(Gln) amidotransferase subunit GatB, whose protein sequence is MTETTVKLINGYEVVIGFETHTQLAANSKIFSRASTAFGAEPNTQACAVDLALPGTLPVMNKKAVECAIKLGLALGSHIAPLSIFARKNYFYPDLPKGYQISQFEIPVVQGGEVSFFVGDTKKTVRLVRAHLEEDAGKSVHDEFIGQSGIDLNRAGTPLLEIVTEPDIRSTEEAVAYAKELHKIVTWIGICDGNMQEGSFRCDANVSVRKPGAPLGTRREIKNLNSFRNMQIAIDYEIRWQIEEIEDGRAIQQATVLFNPDTGETRAMRTKEDAADYRYFPDPDLPPLVIADSWVQAVKADMPELPRQRADRFVADYGLPEYDATTLTQSQAMADYFEAAARQSGQPKLASNWVMGEISRRLNMEEIGMDQVKVSAEQLGTLIARIHGNVISNNSAKQVFEALWTGEGKDVDAIIDAKDLKQSNDTGALEAIIDEVIAANPANVEQYKAGKDKAFNALVGQVMKASKGKANPGQVNELLKAKLA, encoded by the coding sequence ATGACCGAAACAACCGTCAAGCTCATCAACGGCTACGAAGTGGTGATTGGCTTTGAAACCCACACCCAGCTCGCTGCCAACAGCAAAATCTTCAGCCGCGCCAGCACCGCCTTCGGCGCCGAGCCCAACACCCAGGCCTGCGCCGTGGACCTGGCCCTGCCCGGTACCCTGCCGGTGATGAACAAGAAGGCCGTCGAGTGCGCTATCAAATTAGGACTGGCACTGGGCTCCCACATTGCGCCACTCAGCATCTTTGCCCGCAAGAACTACTTCTACCCCGACCTGCCCAAGGGCTACCAGATCTCGCAATTCGAGATTCCGGTGGTGCAAGGCGGTGAAGTGAGCTTCTTCGTTGGCGACACCAAGAAGACCGTGCGCCTGGTGCGCGCCCACCTCGAAGAAGACGCCGGCAAATCCGTGCACGACGAATTCATCGGCCAGTCGGGCATCGACCTCAACCGCGCTGGCACGCCGCTGCTGGAAATCGTGACCGAGCCCGACATCCGCAGCACCGAAGAAGCCGTGGCCTACGCCAAGGAACTGCACAAGATCGTCACCTGGATCGGCATCTGCGACGGCAACATGCAGGAAGGCAGCTTCCGCTGCGACGCCAACGTCTCCGTGCGCAAGCCCGGGGCGCCGCTGGGCACGCGCCGCGAGATCAAGAACCTGAACTCGTTCCGCAACATGCAGATCGCCATCGATTACGAAATCCGCTGGCAGATCGAAGAAATCGAAGACGGTCGCGCCATCCAGCAGGCCACCGTGCTCTTCAACCCCGACACGGGCGAAACCCGCGCCATGCGCACCAAGGAAGACGCGGCCGACTACCGCTACTTCCCCGACCCCGACCTGCCGCCGCTCGTCATTGCAGACAGCTGGGTACAGGCCGTGAAGGCCGACATGCCCGAGCTGCCTCGCCAGCGCGCCGACCGCTTTGTGGCCGATTACGGCCTGCCCGAGTACGACGCCACCACCCTGACCCAAAGCCAGGCCATGGCCGACTACTTTGAAGCTGCCGCCAGGCAAAGCGGCCAGCCCAAGCTGGCCAGCAACTGGGTCATGGGCGAAATCTCGCGCCGCCTGAACATGGAAGAGATCGGCATGGACCAGGTCAAGGTCAGCGCCGAGCAATTGGGCACACTCATCGCACGCATCCACGGCAACGTCATCAGCAACAACTCTGCCAAGCAGGTGTTCGAGGCGCTGTGGACCGGCGAAGGCAAGGATGTCGACGCCATCATCGACGCCAAGGACCTCAAGCAATCGAACGACACCGGCGCCCTCGAAGCCATCATCGACGAGGTGATCGCCGCCAACCCGGCCAACGTGGAGCAATACAAGGCCGGCAAGGACAAGGCATTCAACGCCCTGGTGGGCCAGGTGATGAAGGCCTCCAAGGGGAAGGCGAACCCGGGGCAGGTCAATGAGTTGTTGAAGGCGAAGTTGGCTTAA
- a CDS encoding alpha/beta hydrolase — translation MTNLFAKVALWGLAVIAVLYAALCVVMFFQQRRLMYFPQMTRVEAAHTNFSLQQAGVTLRGWQSHPQAGPTARTDTAGAPGLAAATAPARDAVIYLGGNAERVEQAVPLLRQWLPAHSVYALAYRGYGASDGMPTGADLERDAMALFDAVQQRHPQGRITVVGRSLGTGVAAAVAAQRQPAHLVLITPFDSMTATVRDHYGWLPVGLLLRDRYPSDERLQHYGGPLLVLRAGRDALVLPARTDALERALANRQGPAVEVENFAAADHIDILEAPGLAARLRSFVEGVPAQH, via the coding sequence ATGACCAATCTGTTTGCCAAAGTGGCTCTGTGGGGCCTGGCGGTGATCGCCGTGCTGTATGCGGCGCTGTGCGTGGTGATGTTCTTTCAGCAGCGCAGGCTGATGTATTTTCCGCAGATGACGCGGGTGGAGGCTGCGCACACCAATTTCTCGCTGCAGCAGGCGGGCGTGACCCTGCGCGGCTGGCAAAGCCACCCGCAGGCAGGGCCAACGGCCAGAACGGATACCGCGGGCGCGCCGGGCCTCGCAGCGGCGACAGCCCCCGCACGCGACGCAGTCATCTACCTGGGCGGCAATGCCGAGCGGGTGGAGCAGGCGGTTCCGCTGCTGCGCCAGTGGCTGCCGGCGCACAGCGTCTACGCCCTCGCCTACCGCGGCTATGGCGCGAGCGACGGCATGCCCACGGGCGCAGACCTGGAGCGCGATGCCATGGCCTTGTTTGACGCCGTGCAGCAACGCCACCCGCAGGGCCGCATCACCGTAGTGGGCCGCAGCCTGGGAACCGGTGTGGCAGCCGCCGTAGCCGCACAGCGCCAGCCCGCACACCTGGTGCTGATCACGCCGTTTGACAGCATGACCGCCACCGTGCGCGACCACTATGGCTGGCTGCCCGTGGGCCTGCTGCTGCGCGACCGCTACCCGTCGGATGAGCGGCTGCAACACTACGGCGGCCCCCTGCTCGTGCTGCGCGCAGGCCGCGACGCACTGGTGCTGCCTGCCCGTACCGATGCGTTGGAGCGGGCGCTGGCCAATCGCCAGGGGCCAGCGGTAGAGGTTGAAAACTTTGCTGCTGCCGACCACATCGACATTCTGGAGGCGCCAGGCCTTGCAGCGCGCCTGCGCAGTTTTGTGGAAGGCGTGCCCGCGCAGCATTGA
- the serA gene encoding phosphoglycerate dehydrogenase has protein sequence MTKTSLDKSKIKFLLLEGIHPSALKVLQAAGYTNVEALTGALDGEELKRKIADVHFVGIRSRTQLTADVFAAAQKLVAVGCFCIGTNQVDLSAARERGVVVFNAPFSNTRSVAELVLAEAILLLRGIPEKNAVAHRGGWKKSADNSFEIRGKTLGIVGYGSIGTQLSVLAEGLGMKVVFHDVVTKLPLGNAQQAANLNELLGQADIVTLHVPELPSTHGMMGAAQIAAMKPGSILINASRGTVVDIEALAGALQAGQLLGAAIDVFPTEPKSNKDEFQSPLRGMDNVILTPHIGGSTMEAQANIGLEVAEKLVKYSDNGTTTSAVNFPEVALPEHPGNNRILHVHENRPGILSAINQVFADNGINIAGQYLRTDEKVGYVVIDIDAQSSKLALEKLSQIAGTIRCRVLF, from the coding sequence ATGACCAAGACATCGCTGGACAAATCGAAGATCAAGTTTTTGCTGCTCGAAGGCATTCACCCCTCAGCCCTTAAGGTGCTGCAGGCGGCGGGCTATACCAATGTGGAAGCGTTGACGGGGGCGCTGGACGGCGAAGAGCTCAAGCGCAAGATCGCCGACGTGCATTTTGTCGGCATCCGCTCGCGCACGCAGCTCACCGCCGATGTGTTTGCCGCCGCCCAAAAGCTCGTGGCCGTGGGGTGCTTTTGCATCGGCACCAACCAGGTGGACCTGAGCGCGGCCCGCGAGCGCGGTGTGGTGGTGTTCAACGCACCGTTCTCCAACACGCGCTCCGTGGCCGAGCTGGTGCTGGCCGAGGCCATCCTGCTGCTGCGTGGCATTCCGGAGAAGAACGCCGTTGCCCACCGTGGCGGCTGGAAGAAAAGCGCTGACAACTCCTTCGAGATCCGCGGCAAGACGCTGGGCATCGTGGGCTATGGCTCCATCGGCACGCAGCTGTCGGTACTGGCCGAAGGCCTGGGCATGAAGGTGGTCTTCCATGACGTGGTCACCAAGCTGCCGCTGGGCAATGCCCAGCAGGCCGCCAACCTGAACGAGCTGCTGGGCCAGGCCGATATCGTGACCCTGCATGTGCCGGAGCTCCCGTCCACCCACGGCATGATGGGCGCGGCCCAGATCGCGGCGATGAAGCCGGGCAGCATCCTCATCAATGCCTCGCGCGGCACGGTGGTCGATATCGAGGCACTGGCCGGGGCGCTGCAGGCGGGCCAGCTGCTGGGCGCGGCGATCGATGTGTTCCCCACCGAGCCCAAGAGCAACAAGGACGAGTTCCAGTCGCCGCTGCGTGGCATGGACAACGTTATCCTCACACCGCACATCGGCGGCTCCACCATGGAAGCGCAAGCCAACATCGGCCTGGAGGTGGCGGAAAAGCTCGTCAAGTACAGCGACAACGGCACCACGACATCGGCCGTCAACTTCCCCGAAGTGGCGCTGCCCGAGCACCCCGGCAACAACCGCATCCTGCACGTGCACGAAAACCGCCCCGGTATCCTGTCGGCCATCAACCAGGTGTTTGCCGACAACGGCATCAATATTGCGGGCCAGTACCTGCGCACCGACGAGAAGGTGGGCTACGTGGTGATCGACATCGACGCGCAATCGTCGAAGCTGGCACTGGAAAAGCTCTCGCAGATTGCGGGTACCATCCGCTGCCGCGTACTGTTCTGA
- a CDS encoding GntP family permease: MSTLAIVLSLALLMYLAYRGYTVLLLAPVMAALAVILSGDVSQMLPIYTETFMRALGNYMLAFFPIFLLGALFGQLMADSGAATAIAKWIERTLGSKHAILTVVLACGILTYGGVSLFVVAFAIYPIAKTLFRDADIPKRLVAPAIALGSFTFTMTALPGTPAIQNAIPIAYFGTNTFAAPGLGLIGAAIMFSLGIAWLRSREKAARASGEGYGDHDDSDTGPRGQVGEADMSGDASRTMPLLLALLPLVLVIGINALFTYGIFPNMEWYFLKQRFPTMDASKQTGMWALIIALAVACVTLILISLGRWANLQQTINKGVLGSMLPIFNTASEVGYGAVIASLAGFAIIRDAVLNVSSNPLISEAVAMNVLAGITGSSSGGMSIALQTLGADYLRMANAAGISPDLLHRVAVMSAGVFDTLPHCGAIITLLSICKLTHKQSYGNIAAMTIVVPLIALSVVIALGTMFGSF; this comes from the coding sequence TTGAGTACCTTAGCTATTGTTTTATCCCTTGCTCTGCTGATGTATCTGGCCTACCGGGGCTATACGGTTTTGCTGCTGGCCCCGGTGATGGCGGCGCTGGCGGTCATTCTGTCTGGCGATGTGAGCCAGATGCTGCCCATCTATACCGAGACGTTCATGCGGGCGCTAGGCAATTACATGCTGGCGTTCTTCCCGATCTTTCTGCTGGGGGCGCTGTTTGGCCAGTTGATGGCCGATTCGGGTGCCGCCACGGCGATTGCCAAATGGATTGAGCGCACCCTGGGCTCGAAGCACGCCATTCTGACGGTGGTGCTGGCCTGCGGCATCCTGACCTATGGCGGGGTGTCGCTGTTTGTGGTGGCGTTTGCGATCTACCCGATTGCCAAGACGCTGTTTCGCGATGCCGACATTCCCAAGCGCCTGGTGGCGCCGGCCATTGCGCTGGGCTCGTTCACCTTCACGATGACGGCGCTGCCGGGCACGCCTGCGATCCAGAACGCGATCCCGATCGCCTACTTTGGCACCAACACCTTTGCAGCGCCCGGCCTGGGGTTGATTGGCGCAGCCATCATGTTCAGCCTGGGCATTGCGTGGCTGCGCTCGCGCGAGAAGGCGGCCCGCGCCAGCGGCGAAGGCTATGGCGACCATGACGACAGCGACACCGGCCCGCGCGGCCAGGTGGGCGAAGCCGATATGAGCGGCGATGCGAGCCGCACCATGCCCTTGCTGCTGGCCCTGCTGCCGCTGGTGCTGGTGATCGGGATCAATGCGCTGTTCACGTACGGCATTTTCCCGAACATGGAGTGGTATTTTCTCAAGCAGCGCTTCCCGACCATGGATGCCAGCAAGCAGACCGGCATGTGGGCGCTGATCATTGCGCTGGCAGTGGCCTGCGTGACCTTGATCCTCATCAGCCTGGGCCGCTGGGCCAATCTGCAGCAGACCATCAACAAGGGCGTACTGGGCTCGATGCTGCCGATCTTCAACACCGCATCGGAAGTGGGCTACGGCGCGGTGATCGCCAGCCTGGCAGGCTTTGCCATCATCCGCGACGCGGTGCTGAATGTGTCGAGCAACCCGCTGATCTCCGAGGCGGTGGCGATGAATGTGCTGGCCGGTATCACCGGCTCGTCATCGGGCGGCATGTCGATTGCCCTGCAGACCCTGGGCGCCGACTATCTGCGCATGGCCAATGCGGCAGGCATCAGCCCCGATCTGCTGCACCGCGTGGCGGTGATGTCGGCTGGCGTGTTCGATACGCTGCCGCACTGCGGCGCCATCATCACCTTGCTGTCGATCTGCAAGCTGACGCACAAGCAGTCCTACGGCAACATCGCGGCGATGACGATCGTGGTGCCGCTGATTGCGCTGTCGGTGGTGATCGCGCTGGGCACCATGTTCGGTTCGTTCTGA
- a CDS encoding transcription initiation factor TFIID subunit D10 → MTQQNHQQKPSSNQVNQQPGQQPGQKKDQQHEQQSPQQKQPGQQDRQQQQR, encoded by the coding sequence ATGACACAGCAGAACCACCAACAGAAACCCAGCAGCAACCAGGTGAACCAGCAGCCGGGCCAGCAGCCCGGGCAGAAGAAGGACCAGCAGCACGAGCAGCAATCGCCGCAGCAAAAGCAGCCTGGCCAGCAAGACCGGCAGCAGCAGCAGCGCTAG
- a CDS encoding acyltransferase family protein — MSHTRTATTIFNVDFLRGIAALAVLVWHYQHFFYPSAGDSLAVADRPLQPFYPSLRWLYDYGANGVQFFWVLSGFVFFHAYRSRENISFKKFFINRFSRLYPLHFITLLLIALLQIFSQYAVGHQQIYPFNDFYHFILNIFLASHWGFQKGYSFNAPIWSVSIEIITYILFFAYLKTSGIRLCSALVWLAVIYVAFQGPDTSSFAQCTILFALGGLVHELHFWINSRAPKWISPLGAITLTTSLLVYLYVKGVWNPTAVVFALFPSLIWLAASVETIGLSSGRISEVIGNTTYASYLIHVPIQVAFMTVADLFLINRIDIAKTPIFFFFYIAIVLLLSHFIFENVELPLKGIIKIWLNQKLFKWAA, encoded by the coding sequence TTGAGCCATACAAGAACCGCCACCACGATCTTCAATGTGGACTTCCTGCGGGGTATCGCCGCGCTGGCGGTTCTTGTTTGGCACTACCAGCATTTTTTCTACCCGAGTGCGGGTGATTCCCTCGCAGTTGCTGATCGCCCGCTGCAGCCGTTCTACCCATCATTGCGTTGGCTTTATGACTATGGTGCCAATGGGGTCCAGTTTTTCTGGGTGCTATCAGGCTTTGTCTTTTTTCACGCCTATCGTTCACGAGAGAATATTTCCTTCAAGAAATTTTTCATCAATCGTTTCAGCAGACTATACCCGCTTCATTTTATTACGCTCTTGCTGATTGCCTTGCTTCAGATTTTTAGTCAATATGCAGTAGGCCATCAGCAAATATATCCATTCAATGATTTTTATCATTTTATACTGAATATATTTTTAGCGTCTCACTGGGGGTTTCAAAAAGGCTATTCGTTCAATGCCCCCATCTGGTCGGTATCGATAGAAATAATCACATATATTCTTTTCTTTGCCTACCTCAAGACTTCTGGCATACGTTTATGTTCAGCCTTGGTGTGGCTTGCTGTGATCTATGTGGCCTTTCAAGGGCCTGATACCAGTTCTTTTGCCCAATGTACCATTCTGTTTGCGTTGGGTGGGTTGGTTCATGAATTGCATTTCTGGATCAATTCCAGAGCGCCAAAATGGATCAGTCCTTTGGGAGCCATCACACTAACTACCTCACTGCTCGTTTACTTGTATGTAAAAGGAGTATGGAACCCAACGGCAGTGGTTTTTGCATTATTTCCCAGTCTGATTTGGCTCGCAGCCTCGGTAGAGACCATCGGCTTATCTTCCGGAAGGATAAGCGAAGTGATTGGCAACACAACATATGCTTCTTATCTGATACATGTACCTATCCAGGTTGCCTTCATGACAGTGGCTGATTTATTTTTAATCAACAGAATCGATATTGCTAAAACACCAATTTTTTTCTTCTTTTATATTGCAATAGTATTATTGCTGAGTCACTTCATATTCGAAAATGTGGAGCTTCCTTTAAAAGGAATAATAAAAATCTGGCTTAATCAGAAATTATTCAAATGGGCAGCATAA
- a CDS encoding alkene reductase — MTQSHAHSLFDAIQVGDMQLANRIAMAPLTRNRSPNAVPRPMTATYYAQRATAGLLITEATAISHQGQGYSDVPGLYGEDQIEGWARVTDAVHAAGGKIVCQLWHVGRVSHNSLQPGNQPPVAPSAIVAKTKTYLIDHATGQGQFVPTSVPRALDAAELPGIVHTYATAARNAVQSAGFDGVEIHAANGYLLDQFLKTGANARTDDYGGSIENRCRLTLEVVRAVVDAVGRGKVGIRLSPVTPANGIEDSDPQSLFEYLVRQLAPLGLAYIHVIEGATGGPREVEGRPFDYVDFKAAYRQAGGKAAWMVNNSYTRAMAQEVVASQEADMVAFGKAFIANPDLVDRLRKQAALNEGDTSTYYGGGEKGYTDYPALAG, encoded by the coding sequence ATGACCCAATCCCACGCCCACAGCCTGTTTGATGCCATCCAGGTCGGGGATATGCAACTGGCCAACCGCATCGCCATGGCGCCGCTCACGCGCAACCGCTCTCCCAACGCCGTACCCCGGCCCATGACGGCCACCTACTACGCCCAGCGCGCCACCGCGGGCCTGCTCATCACCGAGGCAACCGCCATCAGCCACCAGGGCCAGGGCTACTCCGATGTGCCGGGGCTGTACGGGGAAGACCAGATCGAAGGCTGGGCCCGGGTGACGGACGCCGTGCATGCAGCTGGCGGCAAGATCGTCTGCCAGCTGTGGCATGTGGGGCGCGTGTCGCACAACAGCCTGCAGCCGGGCAACCAGCCGCCGGTGGCGCCTTCGGCCATCGTGGCCAAGACCAAGACCTACCTGATCGACCACGCCACAGGCCAGGGCCAGTTCGTGCCCACGTCCGTGCCGCGCGCGCTTGATGCCGCAGAACTGCCCGGCATCGTGCACACCTATGCCACCGCAGCACGCAACGCGGTGCAATCGGCCGGCTTTGATGGTGTGGAAATCCATGCCGCCAATGGCTACCTGCTCGACCAGTTCCTGAAGACCGGCGCCAATGCGCGCACCGACGACTACGGCGGCTCCATCGAAAACCGTTGCCGCCTGACGCTGGAGGTGGTGCGCGCCGTAGTCGATGCCGTCGGCAGGGGCAAGGTGGGTATCCGCCTCTCGCCCGTCACTCCTGCCAACGGTATTGAAGACAGCGATCCGCAGTCGCTGTTCGAATACCTGGTGCGCCAGCTCGCGCCCCTGGGCCTGGCGTACATCCACGTGATCGAAGGCGCCACCGGCGGCCCGCGCGAAGTGGAAGGCCGCCCGTTCGACTATGTGGATTTCAAGGCAGCCTACCGCCAGGCCGGTGGCAAGGCAGCGTGGATGGTGAACAACAGCTACACCCGCGCCATGGCCCAGGAGGTGGTGGCCAGCCAGGAGGCCGACATGGTGGCCTTTGGCAAGGCCTTCATCGCCAACCCCGATCTGGTAGACCGCCTGCGCAAGCAGGCCGCGCTCAACGAGGGCGACACCAGCACCTACTACGGCGGCGGCGAAAAGGGCTACACCGACTACCCCGCCCTGGCGGGCTGA
- the gatA gene encoding Asp-tRNA(Asn)/Glu-tRNA(Gln) amidotransferase subunit GatA — protein sequence MSTPTQLHDLSVAQLAAKLKSREVSSVEAAQHFLDRAKAHESLGAFVHINEEVTLAQARAADAAIAAGTSGKLAGVPIGHKDLFVTKDFPTTAGSKILTGYQSPFDATMVARLAGAGAVTLGKLNMDEFAMGSANENSAIGKVSNPWDVSRVPGGSSGGSAAAVAARLAPAATGTDTGGSIRQPASFCGITGIKPTYGRASRYGMIAFASSLDQAGPMARTAEDCAILLSEMCGPDLDRDSTSLDRPAEDFTRSLGDKLDGLRIGIPAEFFGDGLSDDVRAAVDGALKEYEKLGARLVPISLPRTELSIPVYYIIAPAEASSNLSRFDGVKFGHRAKDYTDLVDMYKKTRAEGFGDEVKRRIMTGAYVLSHGYYDAYYLQAQKIRRMIADDFQAAFKDCDLIAGPAAPTVAWALGGKSDPLANYLADIYTLPASLAGLPGLSVPAGFGEGGMPVGLQLIGNYYGEAKLLNAAHQLQQATDHHLRQPTGLAK from the coding sequence ATGAGCACTCCTACCCAATTGCACGACCTGAGCGTGGCCCAGCTGGCCGCCAAGCTCAAAAGCCGCGAAGTGTCCTCCGTCGAGGCCGCCCAGCACTTTCTGGACCGCGCCAAGGCCCACGAGAGCCTGGGCGCCTTTGTCCATATCAACGAAGAAGTGACCCTGGCCCAGGCCCGGGCCGCCGATGCCGCGATTGCCGCAGGCACCTCGGGCAAGCTGGCTGGCGTGCCCATTGGCCACAAGGACCTGTTCGTCACCAAGGACTTCCCCACCACGGCGGGCAGCAAGATACTCACCGGCTACCAGTCGCCGTTTGATGCCACCATGGTCGCCCGGCTGGCGGGCGCAGGCGCCGTCACACTGGGCAAGCTGAACATGGACGAGTTCGCCATGGGCTCAGCCAACGAAAACTCCGCCATCGGCAAGGTGAGCAACCCCTGGGATGTGTCCCGCGTGCCCGGCGGCTCGTCGGGCGGCTCGGCCGCCGCTGTGGCTGCGCGCCTGGCCCCGGCTGCCACCGGCACCGATACCGGCGGCTCCATCCGTCAGCCCGCGTCGTTCTGCGGCATCACCGGCATCAAGCCCACCTATGGCCGCGCCAGCCGCTACGGCATGATCGCCTTTGCGTCGAGCCTCGACCAGGCCGGCCCCATGGCCCGCACCGCCGAAGACTGCGCCATCCTGCTGAGCGAGATGTGCGGCCCCGACCTCGACCGCGACTCCACCAGCCTGGACCGCCCTGCAGAAGACTTCACCCGCAGCCTGGGCGACAAGCTGGACGGCCTGCGCATCGGTATTCCGGCCGAATTCTTCGGCGATGGCCTGTCGGACGACGTGCGCGCTGCCGTGGACGGCGCCCTCAAGGAATACGAAAAGCTCGGCGCCAGGCTCGTGCCCATCAGCCTGCCGCGCACCGAACTCTCCATCCCCGTGTACTACATCATCGCCCCGGCCGAAGCCTCGTCCAACCTCAGCCGCTTTGACGGCGTGAAGTTCGGCCACCGCGCCAAGGACTACACCGACCTGGTCGACATGTACAAGAAGACCCGCGCCGAAGGCTTTGGCGACGAAGTCAAGCGCCGCATCATGACCGGCGCCTACGTGCTCTCGCACGGCTACTACGACGCCTACTACCTGCAGGCGCAAAAAATCCGCCGCATGATCGCGGACGACTTCCAGGCCGCCTTCAAGGACTGCGATCTGATCGCCGGGCCTGCCGCACCCACCGTGGCCTGGGCCCTGGGCGGCAAGAGCGACCCGCTCGCCAACTACCTGGCCGACATCTATACCCTGCCCGCATCGCTCGCCGGCCTGCCGGGCCTCTCGGTGCCCGCCGGGTTTGGCGAAGGCGGCATGCCCGTAGGCCTGCAGCTCATCGGCAACTACTATGGCGAGGCCAAGCTCCTCAACGCCGCGCACCAGCTGCAACAAGCCACCGACCACCACCTGCGCCAGCCCACTGGCCTTGCGAAATAA
- a CDS encoding PaaI family thioesterase, with amino-acid sequence MHDPIASPATIPPYTASEPADTIFGLPMAMAESFRLHGEAIGNDRARVRMPYQKQYTNSRGDMHGGAIATLLDVGLSCAARAHDPLRYGVVTVDLTIHFMAPAAGDVICTSVCEKRGRSLSFVRGELRSEAGELLGMATGTFKLVERK; translated from the coding sequence ATGCACGACCCCATTGCCAGCCCGGCCACCATCCCGCCCTATACCGCCAGCGAGCCCGCAGACACCATATTCGGGCTGCCCATGGCCATGGCCGAGTCCTTCCGGCTCCATGGCGAAGCCATTGGCAACGACCGCGCCCGCGTACGCATGCCCTACCAGAAGCAATACACCAACAGCCGGGGCGACATGCACGGCGGCGCCATTGCCACCTTGCTGGACGTGGGCCTGTCATGCGCGGCGCGGGCCCACGATCCGCTGCGCTATGGCGTGGTCACGGTCGACCTGACCATCCACTTCATGGCACCGGCTGCGGGCGATGTGATCTGCACCTCGGTCTGCGAAAAGCGCGGCAGAAGCCTGAGCTTTGTGCGCGGAGAGCTGCGAAGCGAAGCGGGCGAGCTGCTGGGCATGGCCACCGGCACCTTCAAGCTGGTAGAGCGCAAATAG
- a CDS encoding GNAT family N-acetyltransferase — MQTATAPLTFRDFREPDLPVLAQAMGDARVTQFYGLETRHTDAHAIAREQLDWYRQLGADGEGWWQAICMGASGAEALGGIGLYDRDDDGDSAELGYWLQPGHWGQGIMKNALRQWLPGAFRRLALHSVVAYVEPDNSASSRLLSQAGFTLEGLLRDCTRRKGRYVSLQRYSLLASELGA, encoded by the coding sequence ATGCAGACTGCAACCGCTCCCCTCACTTTCCGTGATTTTCGCGAACCCGACCTGCCCGTTCTGGCGCAGGCCATGGGCGATGCCCGCGTCACGCAGTTCTACGGTCTGGAGACCCGCCACACCGATGCACACGCCATTGCGCGCGAACAGCTCGATTGGTACCGCCAACTGGGGGCAGACGGCGAAGGCTGGTGGCAAGCCATCTGCATGGGTGCGAGCGGCGCAGAAGCCCTTGGCGGCATAGGCCTGTATGACCGTGATGACGATGGCGACAGCGCCGAACTGGGCTACTGGCTGCAGCCGGGCCACTGGGGCCAGGGCATCATGAAAAATGCTCTGCGCCAATGGTTGCCAGGCGCCTTTCGCCGCCTGGCCTTGCACAGCGTGGTGGCCTATGTGGAGCCGGACAACTCCGCCTCCAGCCGCCTGCTGAGCCAGGCCGGGTTCACGCTGGAAGGCCTGCTGCGCGATTGCACGAGACGCAAGGGGCGCTATGTGTCGCTGCAGCGCTATTCTCTGCTGGCCAGTGAGCTTGGCGCCTAG
- a CDS encoding nitroreductase family protein codes for MTTRQSTHPVASQFLDRSSPRAFSGRKLTAQDIETIVEGARWAPSASNKQPWHFAYSINGDANWEAFSTIPNEFNRRWCLNAGALLVVLSDKQSATHSFDTGCAWGYLALQAHAMGLATHAMAGIELDAARQVLQLDDNWKVECLVAIGERGDKSSLPADLAEREVPSPRKPLSEILSAGPLA; via the coding sequence ATGACCACCCGTCAATCCACCCACCCTGTTGCCTCCCAGTTTCTGGACCGCTCGTCGCCCCGCGCCTTTTCCGGCAGGAAGCTGACGGCCCAGGACATCGAAACCATTGTTGAAGGCGCGCGCTGGGCGCCCTCGGCCAGCAACAAGCAGCCCTGGCACTTTGCCTACTCGATCAACGGCGATGCCAACTGGGAGGCGTTTTCCACCATCCCCAACGAGTTCAACCGCCGCTGGTGCCTGAACGCAGGAGCACTGCTGGTGGTGCTGTCCGACAAGCAATCGGCCACGCACAGCTTCGATACCGGCTGCGCCTGGGGTTACCTGGCGCTGCAGGCACACGCCATGGGCCTGGCCACGCATGCCATGGCCGGCATCGAGCTCGATGCTGCCCGTCAGGTGTTGCAGCTGGACGACAACTGGAAGGTCGAGTGCCTGGTGGCCATTGGCGAGCGCGGCGACAAGTCCAGCCTGCCTGCCGATCTGGCCGAGCGCGAAGTGCCCTCGCCCCGCAAGCCGCTGTCTGAGATTCTGAGCGCCGGCCCCCTGGCCTGA